Proteins found in one Scomber scombrus chromosome 15, fScoSco1.1, whole genome shotgun sequence genomic segment:
- the slc31a2 gene encoding probable low affinity copper uptake protein 2, protein MMSMTFGVSSSVTLLFDFWDVHGPAGMVLSVFVVLLLTVFYELLKVWRVWLSCHSKLAEPQSSYAITQSHRTESSSVLESSPSESSLTPIDSPSPAPSTRNSWLLHGVQTVLHMLQVSLGYMLMLCVMSYNTWIFLGVIVGSVLGYFISFPLLGQM, encoded by the exons ATGATGTCC ATGACCTTTGGGGTGTCGAGTAGTGTTACGCTGCTGTTTGACTTCTGGGATGTGCACGGGCCTGCAG gTATGGTGCTGTCAGTGTTCGTGGTGTTGCTGTTGACAGTCTTCTACGAGTTGCTCAAAGTGTGGAGGGTGTGGTTGAGCTGTCACTCCAAGCTGGCTGAGCCGCAGTCGTCGTACGCCATCACCCAGTCCCACCGCACCGAAAGCAGCTCCGTGCTAGAGAGCAGCCCCTCCGAATCCTCACTGACCCCCATAGATTCACCAAGTCCAGCTCCCAGCACCAGGAATAG CTGGTTGCTGCACGGTGTCCAGACGGTGCTCCACATGCTGCAGGTGTCTCTGGGCTACATGCTGATGCTGTGCGTCATGTCCTACAACACGTGGATCTTCCTCGGGGTCATTGTGGGCTCCGTCCTCGGTTATTTCATCTCTTTCCCTCTGCTGGGTCAGATGTGA